From one Anopheles cruzii chromosome 3, idAnoCruzAS_RS32_06, whole genome shotgun sequence genomic stretch:
- the LOC128273318 gene encoding trafficking protein particle complex subunit 4 — MVIYGVYIVNKSGGLIFNLDHNLPKIETEKTFSYPLDINLDYEGKKVSVAFGQRDGINVGHTLISVNGVHVNGTALEDGRDAKEVIENKDNYPLTLKFSRPKMTTNEKIFLASMFYPLFAIASQLSPEPKSSGIEVLEADTFRLHCFQTLTGVKFMIVAENLQPGIDVLLRRIYELYADYVLKNPFYSLEMPIRCELFDTNLQALLDQVEKGGVVSA; from the exons ATGGTTATCTACGGAGTTTACATTGTGAACAAGTCCGGCGGGTTGATATTCAACTTGGATCACAACCTACCGAAAATAGAGACGGAGAAAACGTTTAGCTATCCGCTGGATATCAATCTGGACTACGAGGGTAAAAAGGTGTCGGTAGCTTTCGGACAGCGTGATGGAATTAACG TTGGCCACACACTGATCAGTGTGAATGGTGTGCACGTAAACGGAACGGCGCTCGAGGACGGTCGTGACGCAAAGGAGGTGATCGAAAACAAGGACAACTACCCGCTAACGCTAAAGTTCAGCCGACCAAAGATGACGACAAATGAGAAAATCTTTCTGGCCAGCATGTTCTATCCGCTGTTCGCCATTGCCAGCCAGCTGAGCCCAGAACCGAAGAGTAGCGGCATCGAAGTTCTGGAGGCCGACACATTCCGCTTGCATTGCTTTCAGACACTAACGGGAGTGAAGTTTATGATTGTCGCCGAAAACCTCCAGCCCGGAATCGATGTGCTGCTCCGACGTATCTACGAACTGTACGCAGACTACGTCCTCAAAAACCCGTTCTATTCCCTCGAAATGCCCATTCGCTGCGAACTGTTTGATACGAACTTGCAAGCGTTGCTCGATCAAGTAGAAAAGGGTGGTGTTGTTAGCGCCTAG